The following proteins are encoded in a genomic region of Aquifex aeolicus VF5:
- a CDS encoding ubiquitin-like small modifier protein 1 yields MAVIVRIPTPLRRLTNGQGEVEVEAKSVREAIEKLEEQFPGIKERLVDENGELRKFVNLYVNDEDIRFLKGLDTELKDGDTLSIVPAIAGG; encoded by the coding sequence CACCCTTGAGAAGGTTAACCAACGGTCAAGGTGAGGTTGAAGTTGAAGCAAAAAGTGTAAGGGAAGCTATTGAAAAGCTGGAAGAGCAGTTTCCCGGTATAAAGGAAAGGCTTGTGGACGAAAACGGTGAGCTCAGGAAGTTTGTAAATCTCTACGTAAACGACGAAGACATAAGGTTTTTAAAGGGGCTTGATACAGAACTAAAAGACGGAGATACCCTCTCAATTGTCCCCGCCATCGCCGGCGGTTAA
- the smc gene encoding chromosome segregation protein SMC — protein MEKRAYIEKIVVEGFKSYGTKRKEIPLGEGFIAVVGPNGAGKSNIGDAISFALGLSSAKALRAKNLSYLIFSKNGQKADHAYVEVHFKNLGAFPVEDEEVVISRKVSKDGRSIFKINGQVVRERDLKDFLAKAGIYETAYNVVYQGDIVKFLKMTPVERRKIIEEISGIGEYERKKEKALEELAEVELKIKEIDLILEEISNQLKRLKEEKEKLEKFKELQRIKRETEAKILLKEKEKLLKERERILNELSSLRESLEDITFQIQENEKELNERERLLKEVNEKIMPFKEKVGKFTAEIENAERSIKEKERELKESENRVKNLEELINNLLSDKENLEREVGTLQLELEKLKEEYKSLKEVEREKLRELEEEEERLKITFDEVKKLEEEKEKLTEKLNSLNKEKQELEIQRANLKNKIERIKEDINKLISEREEKIKEIKEKEQEIKRLKAIKKKEEEELRNLTQELNIYEKRLSEVRKKLEEVLKEKGAIEREVRSFSDVSDVFKDIKGVYGSVSELIRVKNPEHITAIEVAGGGRLKFIVVEDEEVAKECIQLAKRMNLGRFSFIPLNRVRVEERPLRYPRTKGAVDFAVNLVEYDPKFEKVVKFVFGDTLIVENFESAKAIGIGNYRMVTLEGELFEKSGVITGGAVKPSGELNKRYYEEELQRLNAEEEKLKNEESIIQKKIREIRNLISEKTALLKVSERKIEELSSEGLEQYEEKFKEKLENSKEYLKILEEKLLNVEDKLKELAEEIEYYEEKLNNLKLKEGDIKRHYSREGVEEKRREYSKVRKQVSEIEKSLNEIERELNKKTYELEYLEKEIQEKEREREYLTERIKSLKKEIENLILFKEKTLQEVKEAEVKVYDYIKQKEELEKEILNLKSKLGKLKIKEEELKEKIFEKEKNLKVLEEKIENLNEELKEYEDLKLGADEESIPKLKEKLKRVTEEIQKLGSVNFRAEEDYAEELKRFNDYKEKQQKLKEESKAIKKLIEETENKKRKVFLEAFNQINKSLKRIFSFLSPGGKAQMFLDNPEDPFSGGVQLTVKPRGKDVQYLEAMSGGEKTLAALSLIFALQEYKPSPFYYFDEVDAHLDEVNAKKVGELIREKSKEAQFIVVTLREVVTSFADKIVGVSARGGISEVFFLKNEGLEEIIKEA, from the coding sequence ATGGAAAAAAGGGCGTACATAGAAAAGATAGTAGTGGAGGGATTTAAATCCTACGGGACAAAAAGGAAAGAAATACCTCTCGGTGAAGGATTTATAGCGGTAGTAGGCCCGAACGGTGCGGGAAAAAGTAACATAGGGGACGCAATATCCTTTGCACTCGGGCTTAGCAGTGCAAAAGCACTCAGGGCAAAGAACTTAAGTTACTTAATTTTTTCCAAAAACGGTCAGAAAGCAGATCACGCCTACGTGGAAGTTCACTTCAAAAACCTAGGAGCGTTTCCTGTAGAAGATGAAGAAGTTGTAATATCCAGAAAGGTTTCAAAAGACGGAAGGAGCATTTTCAAAATAAACGGTCAGGTAGTAAGAGAGAGGGATTTGAAGGATTTCCTCGCAAAAGCGGGTATATACGAGACCGCTTACAACGTGGTGTATCAGGGAGACATCGTCAAGTTCCTTAAGATGACTCCCGTAGAGAGGAGGAAAATAATTGAAGAAATTTCGGGAATAGGGGAATACGAGAGGAAAAAGGAAAAAGCCTTAGAAGAACTCGCGGAAGTAGAACTGAAAATAAAGGAAATAGACCTCATACTCGAAGAGATATCTAATCAATTGAAAAGACTAAAGGAAGAAAAAGAAAAACTTGAGAAATTTAAGGAACTACAAAGGATAAAGAGGGAAACAGAAGCAAAAATACTTCTAAAAGAAAAGGAAAAACTCCTGAAAGAAAGGGAAAGAATTTTAAACGAACTCAGCTCCTTGAGAGAAAGTTTGGAAGATATAACTTTCCAAATACAGGAAAATGAAAAGGAATTAAATGAAAGAGAAAGACTTTTAAAGGAAGTAAACGAAAAGATAATGCCCTTCAAAGAAAAAGTGGGAAAGTTTACCGCGGAAATTGAAAACGCAGAGAGGAGTATAAAGGAAAAAGAAAGGGAATTAAAAGAGAGCGAAAATAGAGTTAAAAATCTTGAAGAATTAATAAACAACCTTTTGAGTGATAAGGAAAATCTTGAAAGAGAGGTAGGAACTTTACAACTTGAACTCGAAAAACTCAAAGAAGAGTATAAGTCTTTAAAAGAAGTTGAGAGGGAAAAATTGAGAGAACTTGAAGAAGAAGAAGAAAGACTAAAGATAACCTTCGACGAGGTTAAAAAACTTGAAGAAGAAAAGGAGAAATTAACGGAAAAATTGAACTCTCTTAACAAAGAAAAACAAGAGTTAGAAATTCAAAGAGCAAACTTAAAAAACAAAATAGAAAGGATAAAGGAAGATATAAACAAGTTAATATCGGAAAGAGAAGAGAAAATCAAGGAAATTAAGGAAAAGGAACAGGAAATCAAAAGGCTAAAAGCAATTAAAAAGAAAGAAGAAGAAGAGTTAAGAAATCTCACGCAAGAACTCAACATTTACGAAAAAAGATTAAGCGAAGTCAGGAAAAAACTTGAAGAAGTACTCAAGGAAAAGGGTGCGATAGAAAGGGAAGTAAGAAGTTTTTCGGACGTTTCAGATGTTTTTAAAGATATTAAAGGCGTTTACGGAAGCGTAAGTGAACTTATAAGGGTCAAAAATCCAGAGCACATAACCGCCATAGAGGTAGCCGGCGGGGGAAGGCTAAAGTTCATAGTTGTAGAAGACGAAGAGGTTGCAAAGGAGTGCATACAACTTGCAAAGAGAATGAACTTAGGAAGGTTTAGTTTTATTCCCCTGAATAGAGTCAGGGTTGAGGAAAGACCTCTCAGGTATCCGAGGACAAAGGGGGCTGTGGACTTTGCGGTAAACCTCGTGGAGTACGATCCGAAGTTTGAGAAAGTCGTTAAGTTCGTCTTCGGAGACACGCTGATAGTTGAAAACTTTGAAAGTGCAAAGGCAATAGGTATAGGGAATTACAGAATGGTAACGCTTGAAGGCGAGCTTTTTGAAAAAAGCGGTGTGATTACGGGAGGAGCCGTAAAGCCTTCGGGAGAACTCAATAAACGCTACTATGAAGAAGAACTCCAGAGACTAAATGCAGAAGAGGAAAAGCTCAAAAATGAAGAAAGCATAATCCAGAAAAAAATAAGGGAAATAAGAAACTTAATTTCGGAAAAGACAGCGCTTTTAAAGGTAAGTGAAAGGAAAATAGAAGAACTATCTTCTGAAGGCTTAGAGCAATACGAAGAAAAGTTTAAAGAAAAGCTCGAAAATTCAAAAGAATACTTAAAAATACTCGAAGAAAAGCTTTTAAATGTAGAAGATAAGTTAAAGGAATTGGCGGAAGAAATAGAGTACTACGAGGAGAAGCTGAATAATTTAAAGCTCAAAGAAGGAGATATAAAGAGGCACTACTCCAGAGAAGGGGTTGAGGAAAAGAGGAGGGAGTACTCAAAGGTAAGGAAACAGGTTTCAGAAATAGAAAAGTCTTTAAACGAAATTGAAAGGGAACTGAATAAAAAAACCTACGAGCTTGAATACTTGGAGAAAGAAATACAGGAAAAAGAAAGGGAAAGAGAGTACCTGACGGAAAGAATAAAGTCTCTAAAGAAAGAAATAGAAAACTTGATCCTTTTTAAAGAAAAAACCTTACAGGAAGTAAAGGAAGCAGAGGTAAAGGTTTACGATTACATAAAACAAAAGGAAGAACTCGAGAAGGAAATACTTAATTTAAAATCAAAACTCGGAAAATTAAAAATAAAAGAAGAAGAATTAAAAGAGAAAATCTTTGAAAAAGAGAAAAACCTTAAGGTACTAGAAGAAAAAATAGAGAACTTAAACGAAGAACTTAAAGAATACGAGGACTTAAAACTCGGAGCGGATGAAGAAAGTATTCCCAAGCTTAAAGAGAAGTTAAAAAGAGTTACGGAAGAAATACAAAAGCTGGGGAGTGTGAACTTCAGGGCGGAGGAAGACTACGCGGAAGAATTAAAACGCTTTAACGACTACAAAGAAAAGCAACAAAAACTAAAGGAAGAGAGCAAAGCTATAAAGAAGTTAATAGAAGAGACGGAAAACAAAAAGAGAAAAGTCTTCTTAGAAGCCTTTAACCAGATAAATAAAAGCCTGAAAAGGATATTCTCTTTTCTCTCACCGGGAGGTAAAGCTCAGATGTTCTTGGACAATCCCGAAGATCCCTTTTCGGGAGGTGTTCAGTTAACCGTAAAACCGAGGGGGAAAGACGTCCAGTACCTCGAAGCGATGTCGGGAGGGGAGAAAACTTTAGCAGCTCTTTCTCTTATATTTGCCCTTCAGGAGTACAAACCTTCTCCATTTTACTACTTTGACGAAGTAGACGCCCACCTTGACGAGGTTAACGCTAAGAAAGTGGGTGAGTTGATAAGAGAAAAGTCAAAAGAAGCCCAGTTTATAGTGGTAACCTTAAGAGAAGTTGTGACCTCCTTTGCGGATAAGATTGTAGGCGTGAGTGCAAGGGGAGGTATTTCCGAGGTTTTCTTCCTTAAAAATGAAGGATTGGAAGAAATAATAAAGGAGGCTTAA
- a CDS encoding tetratricopeptide repeat protein, with protein sequence MFGKKGVFSKMAEGLVEKLAQELEEEVKKNPKDPELLFKLGIAYIRAGKVEKAREVYKQLRNLDKEKANELLDRIYEV encoded by the coding sequence ATGTTTGGCAAAAAAGGCGTTTTCAGCAAAATGGCGGAAGGGCTAGTTGAGAAGTTAGCCCAGGAACTGGAAGAAGAGGTAAAGAAAAATCCCAAAGATCCTGAACTACTTTTTAAGCTCGGAATTGCTTACATAAGGGCGGGAAAAGTTGAAAAAGCGAGGGAGGTATACAAACAACTGAGAAACTTAGACAAAGAAAAGGCTAACGAACTACTTGACAGAATTTACGAAGTATAA
- a CDS encoding TIGR01212 family radical SAM protein (This family includes YhcC from E. coli K-12, an uncharacterized radical SAM protein.), with protein MAQVKTQRLYYSLKDYFKEKYGKRVQKITVALPFTCPNRDGTKGRGGCTYCYDGSKPSMLSPVIPLEVQIKEGIERAKKKYGEDIYFTIYYQSYTNTYADIETLKKVYDTALKFEGVVGIDVGTRPDCAPEEVLDLLEYYANKGLEVWVEYGLQSANFETLKKINRQHGVSDFVDAVLRTKKRNLKVCAHMIIGLPGETREDFIETAKLIASLPIDGIKIHPLHVIKGTVMEKQYLNEEFKTLTLEEYAEYCADVIELLPPDMVVHRITGETDEERLIAPEWCTFKYKNAVIQKVRETLERRGTYQGARYPFYKYGV; from the coding sequence ATGGCTCAAGTGAAGACTCAAAGACTCTACTACTCCCTTAAGGACTACTTCAAGGAAAAGTACGGGAAGAGGGTACAGAAGATAACCGTAGCACTTCCCTTTACGTGTCCGAACAGAGACGGAACCAAGGGAAGGGGCGGTTGTACGTACTGCTACGACGGCTCAAAACCTTCCATGCTTTCTCCTGTAATCCCTTTAGAAGTTCAAATAAAAGAAGGTATTGAAAGGGCTAAGAAAAAGTACGGCGAGGACATATACTTTACGATTTATTACCAGTCTTATACGAACACTTACGCGGATATAGAAACACTTAAAAAAGTTTACGATACAGCCCTGAAGTTTGAAGGCGTTGTAGGCATAGACGTGGGAACGCGTCCCGACTGCGCTCCCGAAGAGGTTCTCGACCTTTTAGAGTATTACGCAAACAAGGGCTTGGAGGTTTGGGTGGAGTACGGACTCCAGAGTGCAAACTTCGAGACCTTAAAGAAGATAAACAGACAGCATGGAGTTTCCGACTTCGTGGATGCAGTTCTTAGGACGAAAAAGAGAAACCTCAAAGTGTGTGCACACATGATTATCGGACTTCCCGGAGAAACGAGGGAGGACTTTATAGAAACGGCAAAGCTCATAGCATCTCTTCCGATAGATGGCATAAAGATACATCCGCTTCACGTTATAAAGGGAACGGTCATGGAAAAGCAGTACTTAAACGAAGAGTTTAAAACCCTTACCCTTGAGGAGTACGCCGAGTACTGTGCAGACGTGATAGAACTACTTCCGCCCGATATGGTAGTTCACAGAATTACCGGAGAAACGGACGAAGAGAGGTTGATAGCTCCCGAGTGGTGTACTTTCAAGTACAAAAATGCGGTAATACAGAAGGTAAGGGAAACCTTAGAAAGGAGGGGAACATATCAAGGTGCGAGGTATCCGTTTTATAAATACGGGGTGTGA